In Desulfobacterales bacterium, a single genomic region encodes these proteins:
- a CDS encoding gamma carbonic anhydrase family protein, with protein sequence MPIYSFNRMNPEIDPTVFIAPSATIIGDTIIGENSSVWFNCVIRADGDRIRIGPETNIQDMSVLHSDPGSPICIGRQVSIAHRCIIHGCRIEDQCVIGMGAVIMNGAVIGKNSIVAAGSVVTENTVIPPSSLVTGIPGKVKRSVNEDEIRKISTIANAYTTHAGMYKRADIVSELTAS encoded by the coding sequence ATGCCCATCTATTCGTTTAACCGGATGAACCCCGAGATTGATCCGACGGTTTTCATTGCTCCGTCAGCCACCATCATCGGTGATACCATCATCGGAGAAAATTCTTCCGTTTGGTTTAACTGCGTGATCCGGGCTGACGGTGATCGGATTAGGATCGGACCTGAAACAAATATTCAGGACATGTCCGTGCTTCATTCCGATCCGGGGAGCCCGATTTGCATCGGACGTCAGGTCAGCATCGCCCATCGGTGTATCATTCATGGATGCCGCATCGAGGACCAATGTGTTATCGGCATGGGCGCAGTGATTATGAATGGCGCCGTCATCGGAAAAAACAGCATCGTGGCCGCAGGTTCCGTTGTTACCGAAAACACCGTCATCCCTCCATCATCACTGGTTACGGGGATACCGGGTAAAGTGAAACGTTCAGTCAATGAAGACGAAATCAGAAAAATATCGACTATCGCCAATGCCTATACCACCCATGCCGGAATGTACAAAAGGGCCGATATCGTGTCAGAGTTGACGGCGTCGTAA
- a CDS encoding hsp70 family protein: MELKDKRYIVGIDLGTTNSAVSYVDLQVEKGKAPQIRIFNIPQLTGAGEVSGLPVLPSFLYIPGLYDISREAVIKQWDTGDDNFVGAFARDHGAKVPARLVSSSKSWLCHSRVDRRAKILPWGSGEEVAKVSPVQASASFLNHIRNAWNADKGEDDDLYLENQVVIITVPASFDEVARDLTVEAAYQAGLTHITLLEEPLAAFYSWLIRHEHNWSDFVQPGELILVCDVGGGTTDFTLITLREVDGTPRFERIAVGDHLILGGDNVDLALARRIEMRFQQKKFSVSGDKWKSLCHQCRQAKELLLDGRAQSARITLMGEGSRLIAGTLSADLDRKEVQDAVVEGFFPLIDTAGAMNTPAKKGITEFGLPYEPEPAVTLHLGKFLEKHGENVKQVLGKEQYAPDLILFNGGSLKPDVIQDRIREAIRYWFKEDNPGIPRVLENPDPDLSVALGASYYGLVKTGRGVRVGSGSARAYYLGVSVKGDTADQRQAMCLIERGLEEGSDIELKDKKFEVLANQPVHFEIYSSSYRSGDRCGDLVTVDDTLTALPPIQTVITYGKKGAEASIPVHVEASYTEIGTLAIWCRSLTSSHRWKLQFQLRDKTSAAEVAEQEIFDTSLVEAVRCRVRDAFSGNGDKNCLNNLARDIVDIVQRPKDKWPLGLIRSIADELVDRIDARKLSPDHESRWLNLAGFCIRPGFGDGFDDYRIKQIWKMYKGGVCFKNNAQSRSEWWIMWRRIAGGLTSGQQRQFLQDLTPAIMPKKGTKVRIAPQERLEIWMAVANMERLMVKDKIKWGRQLLDEIRPKKCMPQEFWALSRLGARELLYGPADRVISPKEASMWTEKLLKEPWRNLNPVGAAVSQIARKTGDRVRDVDPSVLEQIIEWMNRNGISENQIRLVRDVVHMERQEQIAIFGESLPSGIVLHAGEDS, encoded by the coding sequence TTGGAGCTTAAAGACAAGCGTTACATCGTAGGCATCGATCTGGGAACGACCAATTCAGCGGTATCGTATGTGGACCTTCAGGTAGAGAAAGGAAAAGCTCCGCAGATCCGGATATTCAATATCCCCCAGCTGACCGGCGCCGGTGAAGTGTCCGGGCTTCCGGTGCTGCCCTCGTTTCTTTATATTCCGGGGCTCTATGATATATCCCGTGAAGCGGTCATCAAACAGTGGGACACAGGGGATGACAATTTTGTCGGGGCATTTGCCCGGGACCACGGCGCAAAAGTGCCGGCCCGGCTGGTATCCTCATCCAAGAGCTGGCTCTGTCACTCCAGAGTCGACCGCAGGGCTAAAATCCTTCCGTGGGGTTCGGGTGAAGAGGTGGCCAAGGTATCCCCGGTACAGGCGAGCGCCAGTTTTTTAAATCATATTCGAAATGCCTGGAATGCGGATAAGGGAGAGGATGACGATCTGTACCTGGAAAATCAGGTCGTTATCATTACGGTACCCGCCTCGTTTGACGAGGTCGCCCGTGATCTGACCGTTGAAGCGGCATACCAGGCCGGGTTAACCCATATCACGCTTCTGGAAGAGCCGTTGGCGGCATTTTACAGCTGGCTGATCCGGCATGAACATAACTGGAGCGATTTTGTCCAGCCGGGCGAGTTGATTCTGGTCTGCGATGTCGGCGGCGGCACCACGGACTTTACCCTCATCACCTTGAGGGAAGTGGATGGAACTCCCCGGTTTGAACGAATCGCCGTCGGGGACCATCTGATACTCGGTGGTGACAATGTAGACCTTGCCCTTGCCAGACGCATTGAAATGCGCTTTCAGCAGAAAAAATTTTCCGTCAGCGGAGATAAGTGGAAATCGCTTTGCCACCAGTGCCGGCAGGCCAAGGAACTGCTGCTGGATGGACGGGCCCAGTCTGCAAGAATTACGCTGATGGGCGAAGGCAGCCGATTGATCGCCGGAACGCTTTCGGCGGATCTGGATCGAAAAGAAGTGCAGGATGCGGTTGTGGAGGGGTTTTTCCCGCTGATCGATACAGCCGGCGCAATGAACACGCCGGCAAAAAAGGGGATCACTGAATTCGGACTTCCCTATGAGCCCGAACCCGCGGTTACCCTTCATCTGGGAAAATTTCTCGAGAAACACGGGGAAAATGTCAAACAGGTGCTGGGCAAAGAGCAATATGCCCCGGATCTGATCCTTTTCAACGGGGGATCGTTGAAGCCGGATGTCATTCAGGACCGGATCCGCGAAGCCATCCGATACTGGTTTAAGGAAGATAACCCCGGGATCCCGCGGGTCCTTGAAAATCCGGACCCGGATCTGTCCGTGGCACTGGGCGCTTCCTATTACGGACTGGTTAAAACCGGACGCGGTGTCCGGGTCGGCAGCGGCAGTGCCAGGGCCTATTACCTGGGCGTATCCGTAAAAGGAGATACCGCGGATCAGCGTCAGGCCATGTGTCTGATCGAAAGGGGACTGGAAGAGGGGTCGGACATCGAGCTCAAAGACAAAAAGTTTGAAGTGCTGGCCAATCAGCCGGTACATTTTGAAATTTACAGTTCCAGTTATCGCAGCGGCGATAGATGCGGCGATCTGGTGACAGTGGATGATACCCTGACAGCGCTGCCTCCGATTCAGACCGTGATCACCTACGGGAAAAAAGGGGCTGAAGCGTCCATTCCGGTTCACGTGGAAGCCAGTTACACGGAAATCGGCACCCTGGCTATCTGGTGCCGGTCACTGACAAGTTCTCATCGCTGGAAACTCCAGTTTCAATTGAGAGATAAAACGTCCGCGGCAGAGGTGGCGGAACAGGAAATTTTTGACACCTCTCTGGTAGAGGCTGTCCGTTGCCGAGTCCGGGATGCATTCAGCGGAAACGGCGATAAAAATTGTCTGAACAACCTGGCCAGGGATATTGTCGATATCGTTCAGCGCCCCAAAGATAAATGGCCGCTGGGCCTGATCCGTTCGATTGCCGATGAGCTGGTCGACCGGATTGATGCGCGAAAACTTTCTCCGGACCATGAAAGCCGGTGGTTGAATTTAGCCGGATTCTGCATCAGACCCGGATTTGGAGATGGTTTTGATGACTATCGCATCAAGCAGATCTGGAAAATGTATAAGGGCGGTGTCTGCTTTAAAAACAATGCTCAGTCCCGCTCGGAGTGGTGGATCATGTGGAGAAGAATTGCCGGCGGACTGACATCCGGGCAGCAGAGACAATTTCTTCAGGACCTGACACCGGCGATAATGCCTAAAAAAGGGACAAAAGTCAGAATCGCACCTCAGGAGCGCCTTGAAATATGGATGGCGGTGGCCAATATGGAACGGCTCATGGTAAAGGACAAGATCAAATGGGGTCGTCAGCTTCTGGATGAAATCAGGCCAAAAAAATGTATGCCCCAGGAGTTCTGGGCATTATCCCGACTGGGGGCCAGGGAGCTGTTGTATGGTCCGGCAGATCGGGTGATTTCACCAAAGGAAGCCTCCATGTGGACCGAAAAGCTGCTGAAGGAACCCTGGCGGAACCTGAATCCGGTTGGCGCTGCCGTATCCCAGATTGCCCGGAAAACCGGTGACCGCGTAAGGGACGTTGACCCTTCCGTATTGGAGCAAATCATTGAATGGATGAACCGGAACGGAATTTCGGAGAATCAAATCCGGTTGGTCAGAGACGTGGTTCATATGGAAAGACAGGAGCAAATCGCTATTTTTGGAGAATCCCTGCCATCGGGAATCGTGCTGCATGCCGGGGAAGATAGCTGA
- a CDS encoding FRG domain-containing protein, with protein sequence MTNQIRINSWNELVEKLYDDSMDTGIGRFRSRNAFRGLSDSEYHLETTLIRLGGDYSELERHLLRNFKKYAYRNVVESDSVWNWLSVAQHHGLPTRLLDWTYSPFIAMHFATANIEKFNTDGAIWAINYVKAHQLLPDCLKQELHQEGANVFTVPMLANCMHSLQELYELSHHDFSIFFEPASVDDRIVNQFGFFSVFSNAIDPYDDWLNNHPDIWYKIIIPSELKWEIRDKLDQGNITERVLFPGLDGLSRWLKRHYSPKL encoded by the coding sequence ATGACGAATCAGATACGAATCAACAGCTGGAATGAACTCGTTGAAAAGCTCTATGATGATTCAATGGACACGGGGATCGGCCGATTCCGGTCCAGGAATGCCTTTCGGGGACTTTCGGACTCCGAATATCACCTTGAAACTACGTTAATCCGCCTCGGCGGGGATTATTCCGAGCTTGAACGGCATCTGCTGAGAAATTTTAAAAAATATGCGTATCGCAATGTCGTGGAAAGCGATTCCGTCTGGAACTGGCTCTCTGTCGCACAGCATCACGGGCTTCCAACCCGGCTTCTGGACTGGACCTATTCCCCCTTTATCGCCATGCATTTTGCGACGGCAAACATTGAAAAATTTAACACCGACGGGGCCATATGGGCCATCAATTATGTCAAGGCCCACCAGCTGCTGCCTGATTGTCTCAAGCAGGAACTTCACCAGGAAGGCGCCAACGTATTTACCGTTCCAATGCTGGCAAATTGTATGCATTCGCTTCAGGAGCTTTATGAACTCTCCCATCATGATTTTTCCATATTTTTCGAGCCGGCTTCTGTGGATGATCGCATTGTCAATCAATTTGGTTTTTTTTCGGTATTTTCCAACGCCATTGACCCGTATGATGACTGGCTCAACAACCACCCGGATATATGGTATAAAATCATTATTCCCTCGGAGCTGAAATGGGAAATCCGCGATAAATTAGACCAGGGGAACATCACCGAACGGGTTCTTTTTCCCGGACTTGACGGATTGAGCCGATGGCTCAAACGCCATTACAGCCCCAAGCTGTGA